In Candidatus Eisenbacteria bacterium, the DNA window GCGCTCGACTCGAATGTCGACCTCGCCCGGATCGTCGCGCTTGCCGCGCTTGATCGCACGCACCACCACTTCGGAGCCCTCGCCGCGCACCGCCTCGATCGAGCCGTTGATGCCGCGCACTTCGATCCACTTGCCGGCCGCCACCTCGCCCTGCCAGTCGAACGGGATCTCGTCGCTGCGCGGTTCGCCGCGCTTGCCCGCCTCCACCTGAGTGGCCGCCAGCGCGACTAAGGCAAGCACCCACAGCCAGCCGCTTCCGAATCCGCGTCTCACCCCGAGCCTCTCACTCATCGTTTTCGTCCTCGCTCTCGTCTTCGAGTTCGTCGCCCGCCTGGTAGCGCGCGATCAGCTTCTGGATGGCTTCCGGAGTGTCGAGCAGGATGCGGCCGTTGAAACTCTCGAGTTCCATCGAGGCGGCACCCATCCCGAGCTTCATGCGATACCGCCGCCCCTTCTTCACGACTTCGAACGAACGTCCGATCGCGCTGTGAACGCCGCCCTGATAGGTGGTCGCGTCGACCGAGACGTTCGCCGCCTCGGCGAGGCCCACGCGCAGGTGCCCATTATGAGACGAAAAGTGGTAGGCGCCCGACGGCACGATCGTGCCGGTGAACATCACGTTGCCGTTGACCGAGCTCGCCTCGATGCGCGGCGAGGCGACCCTGTCGAGCACCACCTGGCCGTTCACGCTCTCGGCCGTGAGCGGCCCGGTGACGCCGATGACCCACACGTCCTGATTGACCGAGGTCGCCTCGACGTTGCCCCTTGTGGCCTCGACGCGAACCGTTCCCTCGATGCTGGCGACCGTGATCGCGCCGGATCCGCCTTCGATCTTCACGTCTCCCTTCACGGTCTCGGCGTGGATGGTGCCTCGAGTACCGGAGACTTTGATGTCGCCATCCATTCCCGACAGCTGAACGGCCATCCACTGCGGCACCGTCAGCTGGTAGTCCACGGTGGTCGGCGCCCCCATGCGGCCCTCCGCCGAGATCATGAGGCTGCCGTGGTCGAGCTCGACCGACACGGTGCTGCCACGTCCGTGCGACGCCACGATTCGCACTGAACTGCGGGTCCAGGCGTCGACCGACACGTCGCCCATCAGGTTCTCGAGCTCGAGCCGCGTGCCCGTCGTCACGGCGACCGTGGTGTCGGTGCGCGGAGTCGAGCTGGTCAGGAGCGCGAGAGCGAGAGCGGCGAGTGTGGACATGAAGGATCCTCCGGAGGGTTCAGCCCTGGGCGCCGGCGATGACGGTCGCGCGCCGCAGCAGCTCCACCTTGCGCTTCATGGTGGCGGCGAGGTGGAAGCGAAGATAGGCATTCGATGGATCGTTCTCCAGAGCCCGCTGCGCTTCGCCGAGCGCCCGGTCGATGAGACCCAGGTTCTGCTCGACGATGCGAACGGTCGAGGTGTCGAGGTTCGCGCGTTCGTGAACGAGGACCCGTTGCAGCTCGGCGATGGTCGCGTCGTAGCGCGGATCGACCGAGGCGAACACCGCATCGGCGCCTGGATCGCTCGAGAGGCCGGGCGAGACACTCGGCGCCGGAGCACCTGGCGCGAGCGATTGCGGCCCCGGCTCGCGGCTCGCCACCACACGGCTCGGCTGCTGGCGCATCGAGAGCCACGAGAGGCCGCCGGCGACCGCGACCAGCAGCACGGCGGCGGCGAGTGCCTGCGGCAGTCCAAGCGAGAAACGCCGCTCCCACCAGCGGGCACCCGGCAGGCGCAGCACCCGTTGCGGCTCGGCGTCACTCGCGGGCCGCGCCGCAGCGAGCGGTGCCTGAGCGGTGCGCGCGGCGAGGCGCGCTTCGATCGCGGGCCACAGGTCGCGCGAAGGAGCGATCGGATCCATCACGCGCGCGGCATCGCGGACCCGTTCGAGCTCGGCACGCACGGCCCGACAGCTCGCACACCCGGCGAGATGCGAGTCCACCTCGCGCAGGGTCGCCGCGTCGAGCGTGCCATCCAGATGCTCGCTCAGTCGCTCGTTCCAGCGCTCGTCGTGTTCGAAGCCGTTCACTCGAGATGCCCCCTCAACAGCATGCGGGCGCGGTGCAGCTGCGCTTTGGTGGTTCCGGTCGTCACGCCGAGCGCCTCGGCGATCTCCTCGTGCTTGAATCCCTCGACATCGTGCATCACGAAGATCTGTCGCGCGCCGCTCGGAAGCCTCCCGATCGCCCGCTCGAAGTCGATCCCGTGTTCTCCGGCCGTGACCCGCGCCGGCACCTGGTTGAGCGCCCCTTCGGTGTCGTCGCGTCGCGACCACTCGAGATTCCGTCGGGTACGCCGCGTGAGGATGAAGTTGATCGCCACCCGATGAAGCCAGGTGCCGAACGCCGAGTCGCCTCGAAAGCTCTCGAGCCGCTCCCACGCCCTCACGAATACCTCCTGCGTCAGCTCTTCGGCATCTTCGGTTCCCGCCATCCGCCGGGCCAGGGCGTTCACCCTGCCGACGTGCTGCCGGTACAGCCGCTCGAATGCGCGCACGTCCCCGGCCGCCGCCCGTCGGGCCTCGACCAGGTCATCACTTCGGATTTCGGATGACGGCGGGCTCTTCACACGGACTCCGGGGATCAAGCGTCCTCTAGCTGGGACCGGCCAGGTGCCCAGAAGGTTGAAACTTGTACCGCATTCGGGCCCGTCCCATGGGGATGAAACCGTTTCGGGGCCTGCGCCGTAGGCGCGACGTCGTCACCCCGGAACCACCGCCGGTCCAACCCTTTCCCGCAATCGCGTGTCTATGACACTGCGCCGACCCCGGAACCGGTCCGACCGAGCCAACCGCACGAACGAGGGACACGAAGATGCCGCCGATCGCTACCCGCCGCACCGTTCGCAGCACGCTGGTGCGTGGTCTGCTCGCCGCGTCCGCACTCGCCGTCATGACCTCCGCGCCGCATGCGCAGACCTCCGACCGCTACACGCTGAGCGGCTCGAGCCTCGGGCCGGTTGCGATCTACGACCTCGCCGGCAAGGTGACGGTGGTGCGAGGCACCGGGACCGACGTAGTGGTCACCGTGAAGCGCGGCGGCCGCGACGCCGCCAAACTGCGGGTCGAGACCGGACGACTCAACGGCCGCGAGTCGCTGCGCGTGATCTTCCCGGGCCGGCGCATCATCTACCCGGCGCTCGGTCGCGGCTCGAACACCGAGACGCACATCGACGAGAACGGCACGTTCGGCGGGATCTCATGGTCGCTGTTCAGCGGTTCCAATAGCGTGAGGATCTCGGGCTCGGGCAGTGGGCTGGAAGCGTGGGCGGATCTCGAGATCGCGATTCCGCCGCGTCAGGCGACCGAGGTGTTTCTGGCGGCCGGCGATATTAACGCGACCGGAACCGATTCGAAGCTGCGTCTCGACACCCACAGCGGCGATGTGCACGCGAGGGGGCTCACCGGCGACGTGACCATCGATACCGGCTCGGGTGACGTCGACGTGCGCGACAGCAGCGGCGACATGCTGATCGATACCGGTTCCGGCAACGTGGTGGTGGTCAAGCAGAAGGGCGAACGGCTGAGCATCGACACCGGATCGGGTGACGTGAAGCTGATGGGCGCCCAGGTCAGCACGCTCAAGGTGGACACCGGATCCGGCGACGTTTCGCTCGGTGCCGTCTCGGCCGACGACGTGCTCGCAGACACCGGCAGCGGCTCGGTGATGCTCGACATGGTGACGGACGCCGAGTCGGTAGTACTCGACACCGGGTCCGGCGAAGTGACGCTCGGATTGCCGCGTGAGTTCGGCGCGGAGTACGACATCAGTACTGGCAGTGGTGGGATCGACATCGAGGTGACGCATCGCTCCAGCGTGAGCGAGCGGGATGAAGCGCGCGGCCGGATCGGGGATGGCCGCGGTCGGCTCCGGGTCGATACCGGATCTGGCAGTGTGCAGATTCGGCCGCGTGCATCGTCCTCCTCGTCGTCGAGTGTCGGGAGCTGGGGTTCGGGAACCTTCTTCGGGCGGTCGCTTCCGTTCGAGTGAGGCGGTGACGCGGTGAGACGAAACGCGCCGCCGGAGGGTCCCCCGGCGGCGCGATTCGTTTGGCGACGAAGCGATGGTGGCTACTGCGCGGCGACGC includes these proteins:
- a CDS encoding RNA polymerase sigma factor → MKSPPSSEIRSDDLVEARRAAAGDVRAFERLYRQHVGRVNALARRMAGTEDAEELTQEVFVRAWERLESFRGDSAFGTWLHRVAINFILTRRTRRNLEWSRRDDTEGALNQVPARVTAGEHGIDFERAIGRLPSGARQIFVMHDVEGFKHEEIAEALGVTTGTTKAQLHRARMLLRGHLE
- a CDS encoding DUF4097 family beta strand repeat protein, with the protein product MPPIATRRTVRSTLVRGLLAASALAVMTSAPHAQTSDRYTLSGSSLGPVAIYDLAGKVTVVRGTGTDVVVTVKRGGRDAAKLRVETGRLNGRESLRVIFPGRRIIYPALGRGSNTETHIDENGTFGGISWSLFSGSNSVRISGSGSGLEAWADLEIAIPPRQATEVFLAAGDINATGTDSKLRLDTHSGDVHARGLTGDVTIDTGSGDVDVRDSSGDMLIDTGSGNVVVVKQKGERLSIDTGSGDVKLMGAQVSTLKVDTGSGDVSLGAVSADDVLADTGSGSVMLDMVTDAESVVLDTGSGEVTLGLPREFGAEYDISTGSGGIDIEVTHRSSVSERDEARGRIGDGRGRLRVDTGSGSVQIRPRASSSSSSSVGSWGSGTFFGRSLPFE